Proteins from a single region of Bdellovibrio bacteriovorus HD100:
- a CDS encoding motility protein A, which yields MNIAGLLGILAAVSIAVFSILDAAKNPKVFADVHGIVLVIGGTLTVALLSFNFKSLWTALKIVTRKMLGRERVDYLGTIGTIVEISEAYRRDPKSVPALMKPETHPFIKDGVKLLVEYGFNYDELADVLTNALRGKKKRDDEEIKVWHTMSRFPPAFGLLGATLGMISLLQTLGEPGAQDRIGPAMATALVATFYGLVVANLILIPISEKLQTVSKADVTLREIIKEGILLVHEKKHPLFIKEYLKSFLSPAQREDDGALKVDTAKKAA from the coding sequence ATGAATATAGCGGGGCTTTTAGGTATTTTGGCTGCAGTCAGTATTGCAGTATTTTCAATCCTCGATGCGGCAAAGAATCCGAAGGTGTTCGCCGATGTGCACGGGATCGTGCTTGTAATCGGTGGTACTTTGACCGTGGCTCTGTTGAGCTTCAACTTCAAGAGTCTTTGGACAGCCCTGAAGATCGTCACCCGCAAAATGCTGGGTCGTGAAAGAGTCGACTATCTGGGCACCATTGGAACTATCGTGGAAATCTCGGAAGCCTATCGCCGTGACCCAAAATCCGTTCCTGCGTTGATGAAGCCAGAGACTCATCCGTTCATCAAAGACGGTGTGAAGTTGTTGGTGGAATATGGTTTTAACTACGATGAGCTGGCAGACGTTCTGACAAATGCCCTGCGTGGTAAAAAGAAGCGCGATGATGAAGAAATCAAAGTTTGGCATACGATGTCCCGCTTCCCGCCGGCATTCGGTCTTTTGGGTGCGACACTGGGGATGATTTCCCTGTTGCAAACACTGGGTGAGCCGGGTGCGCAGGATCGTATCGGTCCCGCGATGGCAACCGCGCTGGTGGCGACATTCTATGGTCTGGTTGTGGCCAATCTGATTTTGATCCCGATTTCCGAAAAGCTGCAGACGGTTTCCAAAGCCGACGTGACCTTGCGTGAAATCATCAAAGAAGGAATTCTTCTGGTTCACGAAAAGAAGCACCCTTTGTTTATCAAGGAATATCTGAAGTCTTTCCTGTCTCCTGCTCAGCGCGAGGATGACGGTGCTCTGAAAGTGGATACAGCGAAGAAGGCGGCGTAA
- a CDS encoding vWA domain-containing protein, giving the protein MKKLILLVLTLCAFASSAQEKDEPSVPQGMTQLKAEDLLDKMDFDPSKIPANASGEVKAEDLPSTAIPLVEYVIDSSGSMGQLMGPKKTKIYVLKKLLARYLMSQWTEKTSSGLRVIGSRRKKDCKDNYLAIEPAQSKLGAIEGIVKGFEPVGMTPIGQALKDAYKDVEHYKGPKRVVLFTDGEETCGQDPCKIAAELSGKDVDLKFFVVAFGLQNQPDVLDKLACIGDMSQADDEEKLEELFQDLDKQLNPGKNLFVSSPQPNATVFLFRADSPNEIYRKFHASQGIEVPPGKYLAIVNLKPKYKFSEFVIPPKKKVTLKVGGQGFFQANFVEKLMKIELLDTNRKVVKRFTSDVRVPLPTGKWAIRLYRDPFFEKTLENYLIVPNAEYTYDVQEAGALVVEDAKVRGIYVYDGRFALLGNHLTNVPLVLGKGVYEVRVDEKCVFKDVIMGSNSGLVKLDCSKVKNDQ; this is encoded by the coding sequence ATGAAAAAGCTGATTCTGCTGGTTCTGACTTTGTGTGCTTTTGCCTCCTCGGCCCAGGAAAAGGACGAACCTTCCGTGCCGCAGGGAATGACGCAGTTAAAAGCTGAGGATCTTCTTGATAAGATGGATTTTGATCCCTCCAAAATTCCCGCCAATGCCTCGGGCGAAGTGAAGGCCGAAGATCTGCCATCGACCGCCATTCCGCTGGTGGAATATGTCATCGACAGCTCCGGTTCCATGGGGCAGTTGATGGGGCCGAAGAAAACCAAAATCTATGTTCTAAAAAAACTGCTGGCCCGCTATCTGATGTCCCAGTGGACCGAAAAGACCAGCAGTGGTCTGCGGGTGATTGGATCCCGTCGCAAGAAAGACTGCAAGGACAACTATCTGGCAATCGAACCCGCACAAAGCAAACTGGGTGCGATTGAAGGGATTGTGAAAGGCTTTGAGCCGGTGGGGATGACTCCGATAGGACAGGCCTTGAAGGACGCCTATAAAGATGTTGAGCATTACAAGGGCCCGAAGCGGGTGGTTCTTTTCACCGACGGAGAGGAAACCTGCGGTCAGGATCCTTGTAAAATCGCGGCTGAACTCAGCGGAAAAGACGTCGATCTAAAATTCTTTGTCGTGGCTTTTGGTTTACAGAACCAGCCGGATGTTCTGGATAAGCTGGCCTGTATTGGTGACATGTCCCAGGCTGATGATGAAGAAAAGCTGGAAGAGCTGTTCCAGGACTTGGACAAGCAGCTGAATCCGGGGAAGAATCTGTTCGTCAGCAGTCCTCAGCCCAACGCGACGGTGTTTTTATTCCGGGCCGACTCTCCGAATGAAATCTATCGCAAGTTTCATGCGTCCCAGGGGATTGAGGTTCCGCCGGGAAAATATCTGGCGATCGTGAACTTGAAACCCAAATACAAGTTTTCAGAGTTCGTGATCCCTCCGAAAAAGAAGGTGACGCTGAAGGTGGGTGGTCAGGGTTTCTTTCAGGCGAACTTTGTTGAAAAGCTGATGAAGATTGAGCTGCTGGACACAAATCGTAAGGTGGTGAAGCGATTCACCAGTGATGTGCGTGTTCCACTGCCAACGGGGAAGTGGGCTATCCGCCTTTACCGCGATCCGTTCTTTGAAAAGACTCTGGAAAACTACCTGATTGTTCCCAATGCTGAATACACTTATGATGTGCAGGAAGCCGGGGCTTTGGTGGTGGAAGATGCCAAAGTGCGGGGCATTTATGTCTATGACGGACGATTTGCCCTTCTGGGAAATCATCTGACGAATGTGCCGCTGGTTCTGGGTAAGGGCGTCTATGAAGTCCGGGTGGATGAAAAGTGCGTCTTTAAGGATGTGATCATGGGATCCAACAGTGGACTTGTGAAGCTGGATTGCAGCAAGGTGAAAAATGACCAATAA